From the Oleiharenicola lentus genome, one window contains:
- the nifJ gene encoding pyruvate:ferredoxin (flavodoxin) oxidoreductase has translation MISPRHAPVATLDANEAVAAVAYRLSELFAIYPITPSSPMGEWVDEWSAKHKPNLWGHVPEVIEMQSEGGAAGALHGALQAGALASSFTASQGLLLMIPNLYKIAGELHPFALHVTARALATHALSIFGDHSDVMACRQTGAVLLCSGSVQEAQDFAAVTHAATLATRVPFLHFFDGFRTSHEVGKIALLSDDDLRALVDEKYIAAFRDRALTPDRPAIRGTAQNPDVFFQAREACNPFYDRVPAIVQQIFDDFASRTGRSYKLFDYEGHPEAEQIVIIMGSGGETVSETAAWLNAQGRRTGVVRVRLYRPFDAAALLAAIPSTVKAIAVLDRTKEPGALGEPLFVDVATALFEASRTGVKLIGGRYGLGSKEFTPGMVRAVFDELTSASPRKRFTVGINDDITKLSLPVADEPDIEPAGTRRAVFYGLGADGTVGANKNSIKIIGEGTDLNAQGYFVYDSKKSGAMTISHLRFGPKPIRAPYLVGAADFVAVHHFPFVERLDVLTTAAPGATLLLNVGSPPDRVWDRLPKEVQARIIERGLKLYAIDALTVARAAGMGGQINTIMQTCFFALAGVLPRDEAIAAIKEAIRKTYGKKGEAVVAKNEAAVDAALAALHEIPVPATVTAEQGRLPIIAPGAPDFVRQVTATILAGDGDRLPVSAFPPDGTWPTGTARWEKRAIAQEIPVWDADLCIQCNKCVLVCPHAAIRAGVCPVASLEGAPLGYKHAKLRAADVPGHAYTIQVAPEDCTGCTLCQKVCPAKDKSDLKRKALMMAPVEPLREPERANFEFFLTLPPAPAALLQDTVKGTQFREPLIEFSGACAGCGETPYLKLLTQLYGDRLLIANATGCSSIYGGNLPTTPYTANAQGRGPAWSNSLFEDNAEYGLGLRAGVDQLAAQAWRLLDELAPSLPPALMEGFKAADQKTDAGLAVARGLLVDLEAALASLDDDRARRLAQLASYLVKKSVWIVGGDGWAYDIGFGGLDHVLASGRKVNILVLDTEVYSNTGGQKSKSTPLGAVAKFSAAGKDTDKKDLAMIAASYGNVYVARVAFGAKDSQTVQAFLEAEAHPGPSLIIAYSHCIAHGYSMANGLDQQKLAVETGSWPLFRHNPARIAEGKLAGVLDSAAPKHPLSAYTRNELRFQALFRSDPERAKDLGERAQAAVNRRVARYQQAAGVEPPPPPATSPAFAPEKKPASPATS, from the coding sequence GTGATCAGTCCACGCCACGCCCCCGTCGCCACGCTCGACGCCAATGAGGCCGTCGCTGCCGTGGCTTACCGTCTCAGCGAACTCTTCGCCATTTACCCCATCACGCCATCGTCCCCGATGGGCGAGTGGGTCGATGAATGGTCCGCGAAGCACAAACCCAATCTCTGGGGCCACGTGCCCGAGGTCATCGAGATGCAGTCGGAGGGCGGCGCCGCCGGCGCGCTCCACGGCGCACTCCAGGCGGGCGCGCTCGCGAGCTCGTTCACCGCGTCGCAGGGCCTCCTGCTGATGATCCCCAATCTCTACAAGATCGCCGGCGAGCTGCATCCCTTCGCGCTGCACGTGACGGCCCGCGCGCTGGCCACGCACGCGCTCTCGATCTTCGGCGACCACTCCGACGTCATGGCCTGCCGCCAGACCGGCGCCGTGCTGCTCTGCTCGGGCTCCGTGCAGGAGGCGCAGGACTTCGCCGCCGTCACGCACGCCGCCACGCTCGCGACCCGCGTGCCGTTCCTCCACTTCTTCGACGGCTTCCGCACCTCGCACGAGGTCGGCAAGATCGCGCTCCTCTCCGACGACGACCTGCGTGCCCTCGTGGACGAAAAATACATCGCAGCCTTCCGCGACCGCGCGCTCACGCCGGACCGGCCCGCCATCCGCGGCACCGCGCAGAATCCCGATGTGTTCTTCCAGGCGCGCGAGGCCTGCAATCCCTTCTACGACCGCGTGCCCGCCATCGTGCAGCAGATCTTCGACGACTTCGCGTCGCGCACCGGCCGCAGTTACAAGCTCTTCGACTACGAGGGGCACCCCGAGGCCGAACAGATCGTGATCATCATGGGCTCGGGCGGCGAGACCGTCTCCGAGACCGCCGCGTGGCTCAACGCCCAGGGCCGCCGCACCGGCGTGGTCCGCGTGCGCCTCTACCGGCCCTTCGACGCAGCCGCCCTGCTCGCGGCGATCCCTTCGACCGTGAAGGCCATCGCCGTGCTCGATCGCACCAAGGAACCCGGCGCGCTCGGCGAACCGCTTTTCGTGGACGTCGCGACCGCCCTCTTCGAGGCCAGCCGCACTGGCGTGAAACTCATCGGCGGACGCTATGGCCTCGGCTCGAAGGAATTCACGCCCGGCATGGTCCGCGCGGTTTTCGACGAGCTGACGTCCGCCAGCCCGCGCAAGCGTTTCACCGTCGGCATCAACGACGACATCACGAAACTGTCGCTGCCCGTCGCCGACGAACCCGACATCGAGCCGGCCGGCACGCGCCGCGCGGTGTTCTACGGGCTGGGCGCCGACGGCACCGTCGGGGCGAACAAGAATTCCATCAAGATCATCGGCGAGGGCACCGACCTCAACGCGCAGGGCTACTTCGTCTATGATTCCAAGAAGAGCGGCGCGATGACCATCTCGCACCTGCGCTTCGGGCCGAAGCCCATCCGCGCGCCCTACCTCGTCGGCGCGGCCGACTTCGTGGCCGTGCACCACTTCCCCTTTGTCGAGCGCCTCGACGTCCTCACGACCGCCGCACCCGGCGCGACACTCCTGCTCAACGTCGGCTCGCCACCTGATCGCGTGTGGGACCGCCTGCCGAAGGAAGTCCAGGCGCGCATCATCGAGCGCGGCCTGAAACTCTACGCGATTGACGCGCTGACCGTGGCCCGCGCCGCCGGCATGGGCGGCCAGATCAACACGATCATGCAGACCTGCTTCTTCGCGCTGGCCGGCGTGCTGCCGCGCGACGAGGCCATCGCCGCCATCAAGGAGGCGATCCGCAAGACCTACGGCAAGAAGGGCGAGGCCGTTGTGGCCAAGAACGAGGCCGCCGTGGACGCTGCGCTCGCCGCCCTGCACGAGATTCCCGTGCCGGCCACGGTCACCGCCGAGCAGGGCCGTCTGCCGATCATCGCCCCCGGGGCGCCGGATTTTGTGCGCCAGGTCACCGCGACCATCCTCGCGGGCGACGGCGACCGCCTGCCCGTCAGCGCTTTCCCGCCCGACGGCACCTGGCCGACCGGCACCGCGCGCTGGGAGAAGCGCGCCATCGCGCAGGAAATCCCCGTGTGGGACGCCGACCTTTGCATCCAGTGCAACAAGTGTGTTCTGGTGTGTCCCCATGCAGCGATCCGGGCAGGTGTGTGCCCCGTCGCCAGTCTGGAAGGCGCGCCGCTCGGCTATAAACACGCCAAGTTGCGCGCGGCTGACGTCCCCGGTCATGCCTACACCATCCAGGTTGCCCCCGAGGACTGCACTGGATGCACTCTTTGCCAGAAGGTCTGTCCCGCGAAGGACAAGAGCGACCTCAAGCGCAAGGCCCTCATGATGGCCCCGGTCGAGCCGCTGCGCGAGCCCGAGCGCGCGAACTTCGAGTTCTTCCTCACGCTGCCGCCCGCGCCCGCCGCGTTGCTGCAGGATACGGTCAAGGGCACGCAGTTCCGCGAGCCGCTCATCGAGTTCTCCGGCGCCTGCGCCGGCTGCGGTGAGACACCCTACCTCAAGCTGCTCACGCAGCTCTACGGCGACCGGCTGCTCATCGCCAACGCGACGGGCTGCTCCTCCATCTACGGCGGCAACCTGCCGACCACGCCCTACACGGCCAACGCCCAGGGCCGCGGCCCGGCCTGGTCCAACTCCCTTTTCGAGGATAACGCTGAATACGGCCTCGGCCTGCGCGCCGGCGTGGATCAGCTCGCTGCCCAGGCCTGGCGCCTGCTCGACGAGCTCGCTCCCTCACTTCCGCCGGCGCTCATGGAGGGTTTCAAGGCGGCCGACCAGAAGACCGATGCCGGTCTCGCGGTGGCTCGCGGCCTGCTCGTCGATCTCGAGGCCGCGCTCGCCTCGCTCGATGACGACCGCGCCCGCCGCCTCGCGCAGCTGGCGAGCTATCTGGTGAAGAAATCCGTGTGGATCGTCGGCGGCGACGGCTGGGCCTACGACATCGGCTTCGGCGGCCTCGACCACGTCCTCGCGAGCGGCCGCAAGGTCAACATCCTCGTCCTCGACACCGAGGTGTATTCCAACACCGGCGGCCAGAAGTCCAAGTCCACGCCGCTCGGCGCGGTCGCGAAGTTCTCCGCCGCGGGCAAGGACACCGACAAGAAGGACCTCGCGATGATCGCGGCCAGCTACGGCAACGTCTATGTCGCCCGCGTCGCCTTCGGCGCCAAGGACAGCCAGACGGTCCAGGCCTTCCTCGAGGCCGAGGCGCACCCCGGTCCTTCGCTCATCATCGCCTACTCGCACTGCATTGCGCACGGCTACTCGATGGCCAACGGCCTCGACCAGCAGAAGCTCGCCGTGGAAACCGGTTCGTGGCCGCTCTTCCGCCACAACCCGGCGCGCATCGCCGAAGGAAAACTGGCCGGCGTGCTCGACTCCGCCGCCCCGAAGCATCCGCTCAGCGCCTACACGCGCAACGAGCTCCGTTTCCAGGCGCTTTTCCGCTCCGATCCCGAGCGCGCCAAGGATCTCGGCGAACGCGCGCAGGCCGCCGTCAACCGCCGCGTCGCCCGCTACCAGCAGGCCGCCGGCGTCGAACCGCCGCCTCCACCTGCAACGTCACCCGCCTTCGCTCCGGAGAAGAAACCCGCCAGCCCCGCCACGTCATGA
- a CDS encoding dihydroorotate dehydrogenase-like protein has translation MNLTTTYLGLKLASPLIPGASPLVDNMDSVRRLQDAGAPAFVMHSLFAEQLEGNQVAFDRHIVRWQDNFAEATTMFPDTGDYVLGPDEYLDRLAVIKRITGLPVIASLNGTQLGSWLAYAQLLEEAGADAIELNTYFLATQRGVTGAELEQRVVEIARSVRGAVKIPVAVKLSPFYTSVAHLAGWLEREKLDGLVLFNRFFQPEIDVESLEVRPHLDLSTPEDLGLRLRWLALLRDQVKLSLACSGGVHRPEDVVKALLTGADAVQVVAALLKRGPGELAVLRAGLLRWMEDHEYESVSQIRGALSLRNCPDPEAYERGNYLRSVQLWRD, from the coding sequence ATGAACCTGACGACCACCTACCTCGGGCTCAAGCTGGCCAGTCCGCTCATCCCCGGCGCGTCGCCGCTCGTGGACAACATGGACAGCGTGCGCCGCCTGCAGGACGCCGGCGCGCCCGCCTTCGTCATGCACTCGCTCTTCGCCGAGCAGCTTGAGGGCAACCAGGTTGCCTTCGACCGGCATATCGTGCGCTGGCAGGACAACTTTGCCGAGGCCACGACCATGTTCCCCGACACCGGCGACTACGTGCTCGGGCCCGACGAATACCTCGACCGCCTCGCCGTCATCAAGCGCATCACCGGCCTGCCGGTCATCGCCTCGCTCAACGGCACGCAGCTCGGCTCGTGGCTCGCCTATGCCCAGCTCCTCGAGGAGGCCGGGGCCGATGCGATCGAGCTCAATACCTACTTCCTCGCCACGCAACGCGGCGTCACCGGCGCCGAGCTGGAGCAGCGGGTGGTGGAGATCGCGCGTTCCGTGCGCGGCGCGGTGAAGATCCCCGTGGCCGTGAAGCTCTCGCCGTTCTACACGTCGGTCGCGCACCTCGCCGGCTGGCTCGAACGCGAGAAACTCGACGGCCTTGTGCTGTTCAACCGGTTCTTCCAGCCCGAGATCGACGTCGAGTCGCTGGAGGTGCGCCCGCACCTCGACCTCTCCACGCCCGAGGACCTCGGCCTGCGCCTGCGCTGGCTCGCGCTGTTGCGCGATCAGGTGAAGCTCAGCCTCGCCTGCAGCGGCGGCGTGCACCGCCCCGAGGACGTGGTGAAGGCCCTGCTGACCGGCGCCGACGCCGTGCAGGTGGTCGCCGCGCTGCTGAAACGCGGACCCGGCGAACTTGCCGTGCTGCGCGCCGGCCTGCTGCGCTGGATGGAAGATCACGAATACGAGAGCGTCAGCCAGATCCGCGGTGCGCTCAGCCTGCGCAACTGCCCCGATCCCGAGGCCTACGAGCGCGGCAACTACCTGCGGAGCGTCCAACTATGGCGCGACTGA
- a CDS encoding DUF6797 domain-containing protein, whose product MTPRPSLLSCIGSAIVTLVACLPLSAQEAAPSPAAFAETGPFFEPGQPLFHTQVEVTKEHFVVRGVLLPLPSGHAVLFDQELLRVAAIWLVPAGQPPVSERTMAQISYKNPRTRTYSDHPQPTGPLLLASALNPGAAPDFDALFSDPRPPNREGDAGRGPLPETVGRFEGVELTGPTAVLRYRVGQTLVREWFEARDTDGGVQLLRHLEIAAHATPLHFALGRPANGAQLSANSPAVTFTDSADGLVASLAPAKGVQRITFALAPADAPAPGPTPAPPALIATPRWPGTATAEPKLARLRQNGWVLDHVPVPEVNPWKRRIRPADLAFVSADEAAVVTYDGDVWRVTGLADPELAQVTWRRFASGLHEPLAIAAPLPGAVQVWTKNGLVRLADTDANGEADRYDNFNDHVIQSQTTRSFPLDMAIGPDGSTYVSQGGITTGTGIQSGGTGTPHAGAILKISPDGRSSEVFARAAREPFVTVHPRTGTVTGTDQQGHFVPASVGYVFRKGDNFGFPEATPEKLTPPLVWIPHAQDTSSASQVWTPGEGFGIWSDKLLHLSYGRGRLFLISPDFAAPTPQGAVIPLGLETDLPLLHGRRAVDSRAMWFAGFQIWGTRTKTMWSLGRLRPDPDSPIVTPVAARSNAHGVVLTFARPLDPASVTPLAVQSRAWNYFRSAEYGSGYYTLDGRPGTTPQGVSQTVLSADGRSVFIHLPNLTPAMQLELKHDFKFADGGPAAPGVVFFTVHQLREENLAAQGFPGVDLNKRDIVERPKAPEQIAAEAGQELAVQFGCAACHFPDPTTRATIGPTWLNLYNSRRRFTDGTTAVADEAYLREKIREPMKRRVTQGMVEMPSYAGVLTDAQIESLVLYIKSLSSREGPAPDRPTRE is encoded by the coding sequence ATGACTCCCCGCCCCTCCCTGCTTTCGTGCATCGGTTCCGCAATCGTCACGCTCGTCGCGTGCCTGCCACTCTCCGCCCAGGAAGCCGCTCCGTCTCCCGCGGCCTTCGCCGAAACCGGTCCGTTCTTCGAGCCGGGCCAGCCGTTATTCCACACCCAGGTCGAGGTGACCAAGGAACACTTCGTCGTGCGCGGTGTGCTGCTGCCGCTGCCTTCCGGCCACGCCGTACTCTTCGACCAGGAGCTGCTGCGCGTCGCCGCCATCTGGCTGGTGCCGGCCGGCCAGCCGCCGGTCTCGGAGCGCACGATGGCGCAGATCTCCTACAAAAATCCGCGCACCCGCACCTACTCGGACCACCCCCAGCCCACCGGCCCGCTGCTGCTGGCCAGTGCCCTAAACCCCGGCGCGGCCCCGGATTTCGACGCCCTGTTCAGCGACCCGCGGCCGCCCAACCGCGAGGGCGACGCCGGCCGCGGGCCGCTGCCGGAAACGGTCGGCCGCTTTGAAGGCGTCGAACTCACCGGCCCCACCGCCGTGCTGCGCTACCGCGTCGGCCAGACGCTTGTCCGCGAATGGTTCGAGGCGCGCGACACCGATGGCGGCGTCCAGCTGCTGCGCCACCTCGAGATCGCCGCGCACGCCACGCCGCTGCACTTCGCACTCGGGCGTCCGGCCAACGGAGCCCAGTTGTCCGCCAACTCGCCCGCCGTCACCTTCACCGACTCCGCCGACGGCCTCGTCGCGAGCCTCGCACCGGCAAAGGGTGTCCAGCGAATCACGTTTGCCCTCGCCCCGGCCGACGCGCCCGCGCCCGGCCCCACCCCGGCTCCGCCCGCCCTCATCGCGACGCCGCGCTGGCCCGGCACCGCCACCGCTGAACCCAAACTTGCCCGGCTCCGGCAAAACGGCTGGGTGCTCGACCATGTGCCCGTACCCGAGGTGAATCCGTGGAAACGCCGCATCCGTCCCGCCGACCTCGCCTTCGTTTCCGCCGACGAGGCCGCGGTCGTCACCTACGACGGCGATGTCTGGCGTGTGACCGGCCTGGCCGACCCGGAGCTCGCGCAGGTCACCTGGCGCCGCTTCGCCAGCGGCCTGCATGAGCCGCTCGCCATCGCCGCCCCGCTGCCCGGCGCGGTGCAGGTCTGGACCAAGAACGGCCTCGTGCGCCTCGCCGACACCGACGCCAACGGCGAGGCCGACCGCTACGACAACTTCAACGACCACGTCATCCAGAGCCAGACCACGCGCTCCTTCCCCCTCGACATGGCGATCGGGCCCGACGGCTCCACCTACGTGTCGCAGGGCGGCATCACCACCGGCACCGGCATCCAGTCCGGCGGCACCGGCACCCCCCACGCCGGTGCCATTCTGAAAATCTCGCCCGACGGCCGCAGCTCCGAGGTTTTCGCCCGCGCCGCCCGCGAACCGTTTGTCACGGTGCATCCGCGCACGGGCACCGTCACCGGCACCGACCAGCAGGGCCACTTTGTGCCGGCGTCGGTGGGCTACGTTTTCCGGAAGGGCGACAACTTCGGCTTCCCCGAGGCCACGCCCGAGAAACTCACTCCGCCGCTCGTGTGGATTCCCCACGCGCAGGACACCTCGTCGGCCTCGCAGGTCTGGACGCCCGGCGAGGGCTTTGGCATATGGAGCGACAAGCTCCTGCACCTCTCCTACGGCCGCGGCCGGCTCTTCCTGATCTCGCCCGACTTCGCCGCACCCACGCCGCAGGGGGCGGTGATCCCGCTTGGACTTGAAACCGATTTGCCGCTGCTGCACGGACGCCGCGCCGTCGACAGCCGCGCCATGTGGTTCGCGGGTTTCCAGATCTGGGGCACGCGCACCAAGACCATGTGGTCGCTCGGCCGACTGCGGCCCGATCCCGACAGCCCGATCGTCACGCCCGTCGCCGCCCGCTCCAACGCCCACGGCGTCGTGCTCACGTTCGCCCGCCCGCTCGATCCCGCCTCGGTCACACCGCTCGCCGTGCAATCCCGCGCCTGGAACTATTTCCGCAGCGCCGAATACGGCAGCGGCTACTACACCCTCGACGGCCGGCCCGGCACCACCCCGCAGGGCGTGAGCCAGACGGTGCTCTCCGCCGACGGCCGCTCCGTCTTCATCCACCTGCCGAACCTCACGCCCGCGATGCAGCTGGAGCTGAAGCACGACTTCAAGTTCGCCGACGGCGGACCGGCCGCGCCCGGCGTGGTGTTCTTCACGGTTCATCAGTTGCGGGAGGAGAATCTCGCCGCGCAAGGTTTCCCCGGCGTTGACCTGAACAAGCGCGACATCGTCGAGCGGCCGAAGGCCCCCGAGCAGATCGCCGCCGAGGCCGGCCAGGAACTGGCCGTGCAATTCGGCTGCGCCGCCTGCCATTTCCCCGACCCGACGACCCGCGCGACCATCGGCCCGACCTGGCTTAACCTCTACAACTCGCGCCGCCGCTTCACCGACGGCACCACCGCCGTCGCCGACGAAGCCTACCTGCGCGAAAAGATCCGCGAACCGATGAAGCGCCGCGTCACGCAGGGCATGGTCGAGATGCCGAGCTACGCCGGCGTGCTGACCGACGCCCAGATCGAGTCCCTTGTCCTCTATATCAAGAGCCTCTCCAGCCGCGAGGGCCCCGCCCCCGATCGCCCGACGCGGGAGTGA
- the gspG gene encoding type II secretion system major pseudopilin GspG encodes MRPNRRLRAFTLIEVIVMVGILALLATLLITKTDGIFTGGQATVAKIFVRDSLKTALERYRLDTGSYPSTAEGLNALISAPANGSANWKGPYLDIPGNQMQPDPYGQPYQYRFPGTHNKGSYDLFSKGFDKTEGTEDDIGNW; translated from the coding sequence ATGCGCCCCAACCGCCGCCTCCGCGCCTTCACCCTCATCGAAGTCATCGTCATGGTCGGCATCCTCGCGCTGCTGGCCACGCTTCTCATCACCAAAACCGACGGCATCTTCACCGGCGGCCAGGCGACGGTTGCGAAGATCTTTGTCCGCGACTCGCTCAAGACCGCGCTCGAGCGCTACCGCCTCGACACCGGCAGCTACCCGAGCACCGCGGAAGGACTCAACGCGCTGATCAGCGCCCCGGCCAACGGCTCCGCCAATTGGAAGGGGCCTTACCTCGACATCCCCGGCAACCAGATGCAGCCGGATCCCTACGGCCAGCCCTATCAATACCGATTCCCGGGCACGCATAACAAGGGCAGCTACGACCTTTTCTCCAAGGGATTCGACAAGACGGAAGGCACCGAGGACGACATCGGTAACTGGTGA
- a CDS encoding pilus assembly FimT family protein, whose translation MTGRTRRSLGRLQISPHRAAPGRRAFTVLEVILAIALLGLVAGLFISGGNDLFRSRQRTPADIFWEAVQAARLQAVQEDVVVTMRFDEKEQRLIWSGPVAGAERSLAWPGKNLEFLPAESNDTVLIGGQLVGTGALPAVRFHADGTTDRFRVQLTDAEGRVSRLELDPWTAAPIVRATTSP comes from the coding sequence ATGACCGGTCGCACACGGCGCAGCTTGGGCCGGCTGCAAATCTCCCCGCACCGCGCCGCGCCCGGCCGGCGCGCATTTACCGTGCTGGAGGTCATCCTCGCGATCGCCCTGCTCGGGCTCGTGGCGGGCCTGTTCATCAGCGGCGGCAACGACCTCTTCCGCTCCCGGCAGCGCACACCGGCCGATATTTTTTGGGAAGCGGTGCAGGCTGCGCGGCTCCAGGCCGTGCAGGAGGATGTCGTCGTCACGATGCGTTTCGACGAAAAGGAGCAGCGCCTCATCTGGTCGGGTCCCGTTGCCGGCGCCGAGCGCAGTCTGGCCTGGCCGGGGAAAAATCTCGAGTTCCTGCCCGCCGAATCGAACGACACCGTCCTCATCGGCGGCCAGCTCGTCGGCACGGGCGCGCTGCCGGCGGTGCGCTTCCACGCCGACGGCACGACCGACCGCTTCCGTGTGCAGCTGACCGACGCCGAGGGTCGCGTCAGCCGCCTCGAGCTCGACCCTTGGACCGCCGCGCCCATCGTGCGTGCTACGACCTCGCCATGA
- a CDS encoding prepilin-type N-terminal cleavage/methylation domain-containing protein → MREVGASADPAVQSPSPASRPRRGFTLIEVLVSLAIFALAAVVLSVAYLNILGSYRTLGAEQQLEEHWKLLRTVVLSEAEKEKVEEGGRVGLPDGRTLTWKALIEPTDIADLFRLTIEADAPGGNGTETWQRTQTIYLLRPAWSEPGERDRLREQTRQRMAQEERL, encoded by the coding sequence GTGCGTGAGGTCGGCGCCAGCGCCGACCCTGCGGTTCAATCCCCTTCGCCTGCATCCCGCCCGCGCCGCGGTTTCACCCTCATCGAGGTGCTGGTGAGCCTGGCGATTTTCGCGCTCGCGGCCGTCGTGCTCTCGGTGGCCTACCTCAACATCCTCGGCAGCTACCGCACGCTCGGCGCCGAGCAGCAGCTGGAGGAGCACTGGAAGCTCCTGCGCACCGTCGTGCTCAGCGAAGCCGAGAAGGAAAAGGTGGAGGAAGGCGGTCGCGTGGGTCTGCCCGACGGGCGCACGCTCACCTGGAAGGCCCTGATCGAGCCGACCGACATCGCCGACCTGTTTCGCCTCACGATCGAGGCCGATGCCCCCGGCGGCAACGGCACCGAGACGTGGCAACGCACGCAGACCATTTACCTGCTCCGCCCGGCCTGGTCGGAGCCCGGCGAGCGCGACCGCCTGCGCGAGCAAACGCGCCAGCGCATGGCGCAGGAGGAACGGTTGTGA
- a CDS encoding prepilin-type N-terminal cleavage/methylation domain-containing protein, producing MKICDSGIRTTGRRGFTLIELLLALALLTLLMTALLTFVFSMGAIWGRGGEKRLFEQHVNAVTRHVESLLRRAVWPRGAVGVAEPFAIREVRPASGPVENLLGFELLEGDRLMEWPGEPLPEVRCHLAVVRERGLVLYWQSLLEEDADEKPPRAAVVSPLVAQLRYAYQDPTSGTWRTELQLRKNNNGEWLLPDRLVLSFKQDAFEAERELMLPYSGSPPVF from the coding sequence GTGAAAATTTGTGACTCCGGGATCAGGACCACGGGTCGGCGCGGTTTCACTCTGATCGAGCTGCTGCTCGCGTTGGCCTTGCTCACGCTGCTCATGACGGCGCTGCTGACCTTCGTGTTCTCGATGGGCGCGATCTGGGGGCGGGGTGGCGAGAAGCGCCTGTTCGAGCAGCACGTGAACGCTGTCACGCGCCACGTCGAGTCGCTGCTGCGCCGGGCCGTGTGGCCGCGCGGCGCGGTGGGCGTGGCCGAGCCCTTTGCCATCCGCGAGGTGCGGCCCGCCAGCGGCCCGGTGGAAAACCTGCTCGGCTTCGAGCTGCTCGAGGGTGACCGGCTGATGGAGTGGCCCGGCGAGCCGCTGCCCGAGGTGCGCTGCCACCTCGCGGTCGTGCGCGAGCGCGGGCTGGTGCTCTACTGGCAGTCGCTGCTGGAGGAGGACGCCGACGAAAAGCCCCCGCGCGCCGCCGTGGTATCGCCGCTCGTGGCGCAGCTGCGCTACGCCTATCAGGACCCGACCAGCGGCACCTGGCGCACGGAGCTGCAGCTGCGGAAAAACAACAACGGCGAATGGCTCCTGCCCGACCGCCTCGTGCTCAGCTTCAAGCAGGATGCCTTCGAGGCGGAGCGCGAGCTCATGCTGCCCTACAGCGGCAGCCCGCCGGTTTTCTGA
- a CDS encoding general secretion pathway protein GspK produces MSARVASFVASRRRGSVVIFVLGIILLAAFLITRLMDRAAVDLAAEAKAAKRADLREEAFSALEATLAVLADRAAVGEGLHDVSEGWDRPLELMEYVPTEGMTAEVTVADETGKLSLPRADEEKLTAYLEAVGCPATSTDRVVDALLTWTKPDHVSLEGDVLEYPTAPLPYAAPQRALRSFEELRAIPAVREVFFDEHGRWNEVGQRFRAGASLFSFNSTNVNSAVGDALLAHGLDRSRVAAIEASRREKALGSSFYRSPAELAGAWGRDATPPGLGTEAQCLHVVVRVRFGGREQRLDAWVGRPGGVAPGRAARTEARQAGEQQTASAPASVRNNPRKRLDYPFQILELRENDGS; encoded by the coding sequence ATGAGTGCGCGCGTTGCCAGTTTCGTTGCTTCCCGCCGCCGCGGTTCCGTGGTGATCTTCGTGCTCGGCATCATCCTGCTGGCGGCGTTTCTCATCACGCGCCTCATGGACCGGGCGGCCGTGGATCTGGCCGCGGAGGCCAAAGCCGCCAAGCGCGCCGATTTGCGCGAGGAGGCGTTTTCCGCGCTGGAGGCCACGCTCGCCGTGCTCGCCGACCGCGCGGCCGTGGGCGAAGGCTTGCACGACGTGTCGGAGGGCTGGGACCGTCCGCTGGAGCTGATGGAGTATGTGCCCACCGAGGGCATGACAGCCGAGGTCACGGTCGCGGACGAGACCGGCAAGCTTTCACTCCCGCGCGCGGATGAGGAAAAACTCACCGCCTACCTCGAGGCCGTGGGCTGCCCGGCGACCTCCACCGACCGAGTGGTGGACGCGCTGCTGACGTGGACCAAGCCCGATCACGTCTCGCTGGAAGGCGACGTGTTGGAATACCCGACCGCGCCGCTGCCCTACGCCGCGCCGCAGCGGGCGCTGCGTTCCTTCGAGGAGCTGCGCGCGATTCCGGCGGTGCGTGAGGTGTTTTTCGACGAGCACGGCCGGTGGAACGAAGTGGGGCAGCGCTTCCGCGCCGGGGCCTCGCTGTTTTCCTTCAATTCGACCAACGTGAACTCCGCCGTCGGCGACGCGCTGCTCGCGCACGGGCTTGACCGCAGCCGCGTGGCCGCCATCGAGGCCTCGCGCCGCGAAAAGGCGCTCGGCTCGTCCTTCTACCGCTCGCCCGCCGAGCTGGCCGGCGCGTGGGGCCGCGACGCCACTCCGCCGGGCCTCGGCACCGAGGCGCAGTGCCTGCATGTGGTCGTGCGCGTGCGCTTCGGCGGACGTGAGCAGCGGCTCGACGCCTGGGTCGGGCGCCCCGGCGGAGTCGCCCCCGGCCGGGCCGCCCGCACCGAGGCGCGCCAGGCCGGCGAGCAACAAACCGCGTCGGCTCCCGCTTCCGTGCGGAACAATCCGCGCAAAAGGTTGGACTACCCGTTCCAGATTCTGGAACTTCGTGAGAACGACGGCTCCTGA